CGCCTGAAGCGCGagcgggcggcgcagcagcggcaaatGGCTGCAGACAAAATCGCCAAGGACGCGGATGACTGGCAGGCGCTCATGGGGGACATGATGGGCGtgggcagtggtggcggtggtacTAAGAAGCACAAGCGGCGACGCCTTCAGTGAGGATGGAGTAGGAGGCACATGATGTCTGCAAGGTGTGGGAACTCGAGTCGCGTTGCCCTTCGATTGAggcgtgtgtggtggtgacggcggtggtggcaatGGATGCATCCGTTCTTCCAGCCCCCTgccctcacccccaccccgaaaacacacaaaaacacagATTTATGTGTCAGAGCAGGTTCTGTTCGCTTGCGATGCCGCGTgcacgccgtccagcagccgGCGGCGAGCACGGATCGATAAGGTGACTTCGCGTGTCAGTAACAGATGCCAAAGGACTtgccacgcgcacgcccagGTGGGCACCTCTGTGAGCTTGTGCGTCAGTGCGCGCCCGCACAAGGAGACCGAAGAACACACGCTTgcctccacacgcacacagagaaagagagagacgcacatcTTCTGCTCTCGCTCGCAGGCCCACTCTCCCGCTCTTGGCGCACGTTGCCTTCTTCAACGTTCCCATCGTTCTCCTCGTCCCTTCTtccacaaacacacacacacacacacacatatatatatatatatatatatgcatcATCATCACCATCATCGCGCAGATCACTACGCTCTCTTCGCTCCTCTCTGCGTCGGCTCTTCCCCCTTTTAACGCTCCCTGAATTCAAGAATACACGCTCACAACTATGGGCATCAAAGACATGTACCTGCTCGCCTACAACGCGGGCATGTGTGTTGGCTGGGGCACGATCCTCGTGAAGATCATCGTGCATTTGGCGGAGGGTCGAGACCCCGCCTCGGTCTACCCCGACAttgcgcggctgctgtgcgttGCGCAGaccggcgccgttgccgagATATTCCATGCCGCCTTCGGCATCGTGCGCAGCCCAGTCGGCACGACATTCCTGCAGGTCCTGTCGCGCCTCATCGTGCTGTACGGTGCCGTGCGCATCGGCGACACGGACTCCACAAAGAGCCTCGTGTTTGTGCAGATGCTGGTTGCCTGGTGCCTGAGCGAAATAATTCGCTACTCGTTCTACGGTGCGAACCTCCTCCGCGTCAATGTTGCGTCGCTGACGTGGCTGCGCTACTCCGCCTTCATGGTGCTCTACCCTGTCGGTATCACCGGAGAGATCGGCTGCCTGTACAAGGCGCTGCCGTACATCAAGAAGCACAAACCGTGGACCGTGGAGCTGCCGAACAAGCTGAACTTCACCTTCTCGTGGTACAACGCCGTGTGGTTCATCCTCCTCGGCATATACCCCTACGGCAGCTACGTCATGTACTCCTAcatgctcgcgcagcgccgcaagaCGTTCGCAAAGGCCGCGCCCGAGAGGTCGAAGAAGTCGGCATAAGGCGGAcgcctgtgcgcgcgtgggcaCGTGACACATGACTATGAGGCGCACCGAAGACAGCGCAGGCGTCAGGAACACCTTGAGGGTGACACGCAAGCGACGAGAAAGGAACGGGAAGCCATATTGCACATGTGATGTATATCTACGCGTATCGAAGTGGAGACACGGGGTGGCGGCCGCATAGTggtgcccctccccaccgGCCCGCAACCCTTTCGCACCTCCTCTTCATCTCTGTTCTCGCTCCTACTTACCTCTGGTCCAATGTATCCAAGCATGAGAAGGACGCGGTGCGGCTGGAGTCGAAATGGAACGAAGAAGTgggggcagggggggggggtctggAGAGTCTAAAAATGCGAGAAGGACGTGTACGTTTAGGAGGAGGACTGTGCGAGTGCCTTTGATGGGCAAGGGCAGGGCGAGTGGAGCCGTGGACAGGGAATGGTTCGGATGGCCAcgtcttctccctcgcccgCCCGCCACGCCCCGGTCCAGTCGCGTGCTCCCAGCCTCTCTCACGCATTCGCCGAAGGAACGGAGCATTGAAGAGTGGGGTAGGGTGGGGGTTGGAAgacgggagggaggggaggggagggagcgcACGACCCCGTGCGTCGATGCATTCGAGCCGCCGCTGTCTACCCTGCTGTCTGGTTGTTTGTGCGCTTGGGTGCTTCCTCCTGCACGCTGTGCGACAGCGTTGGGGTATATGtgcctttgtgtgtgtatgtgtgcggcGAAGtccatctctccctcttctccccctctctctcccgatTCGTGTGCCATCGCCACGGCATCGCCCACAGACAGACGAACCATCCAcgacctcccccccccctcgtctACCGTCCCcgtccgccgcctctctcacGTTCGTTCGAAAACCTCCTTGTTGCTGTTTCGGTTGCTcccgctccgccttcacGGAAGAGCGAAGTCTGCGCCACCGGTTCTTGGCTGCTTcactcctccctccctctccgcgtCCTGTGTGCTGTGCCTTgcactgtgtgtgtatgtgtgtgtatgtgtgtgtgtgtgtgtgtttataCGTCTGCAAGTCTATGTAAGCGTGTTGTATATGCTTGTGTGTTCCAcatctcgctctccccctctctcgacTGCGACCCTTGTCCATGTTTGGCTCCCCCTCGCATTCTGTTTCGCTCGCAGACGATAAATCGCCTTTGCCGGCCACCTCATCCACACGCCCGGCGGCCCTAACAAaccccctttcctcccctccctcctctcctctcccaaACCGAAACAATCCATGCTGTAGATGTTGCTAAGGCGAGCTAGACAACAAACCCGTGGTACAACACATATGCGTGCACTTGCATGGGCAGTGGCAGGAGACGAAGGAGGGACGAGAGGCGGTCCTGTCGGTCGTGCGcatgtgtttgtgcgtgttctccctcgcctctctccctctatcGCCGCCCTCTCATTCTTCTCACAGCCGACGGAGTGCCGACGCGCCTGGAGcacgcacaacacacacacacagcacagtAGAGCAAGCAAAATGCAGACGTGCTCATGTGCtttccgccccccccccaccccccaccctcgCACTGTCATCTCCCCCTCGCTCAccctctcttctttctctcggCGCGCATGCCACTGGTGCGGCCTGCGGCCTTCGACTCGGATGTCTACGTGTGACTGCGATCGGCGAGCGCAGGGAACGGGTCTGCAGTcaacgaaaaaaaggcgGTCGAATCCTCGCACGTGAGAAGTAATGGTCTCCCTtgcctccacacacacacacacgcacactcgcacaAACCACAGCtgtcccccttccctctctaGATGGCGTCGGCTGAGGCCTCTGCTGCTTCGGCATCGCGTCTCTGCGCCGAGCTGGACGCGCTCGAAACGACGTCATTGCAGCGCCTCCCCATCGACGATGCACGTCGTGTGCTGGATCGGCTCGAAGACGTGGACGCGCAGCTCTGCCGTAGCGCCGGTGTAGCAGTCCCCATATCAGACAGCAGTGAAGGCGCGGCTCCCTGCACCGCAACGAGGGGTGCCAGGCCCCCTGTCCATGACGCCTCTATGGGGACACTAAAGCAGCTGCGCTCAACCTTCGCTGCTCAGCTGACCATCTCCCAGCAAGATGCACTGATGCGTGTGTTGTACGCGTGCATGGCATCGTGCGCCTCTGGCGTCACGACACCCACATCGGAAGCAGCTTCTTGGGCACCGACTGGTGCACCCAATGCTCACGCGCCTCTCTCACCAGCCGGTGTGCACCGACTGTACGAGTGGCACGCGGCCCTGCACGACGCAGCTGGCGAtggtgcggtggtgcgtgcCTTGATGAGCAGATGACCCgaccccccacacacacacaccaccaccaccaccaaccccccacacacagctgcacatgtgcatgtatacgtgtgtgcgtcggtgTCGGGGCTGCCCCGGTTCTCCTGCGGTTGggtgctgcacctgctgtCGAGTATGTTGTGTCAGCGATGTCGGTCAATGCGACTCGACAACGAAGCGTGATGGCACGACCAACTGCAAGATGACGGCAGGGCACATCGATGTGCTGCCTCGAACCCCTCTACTACTGCTACGGCCGACGACACGGAAGCGAGCCACTGCGTTGCTCACACGCACCGGCGTGGGTGACGCTGGACTGCTCAGCGTGCCTGCACTTTCTAGCTTCTTTGTCCTTTGCCTTCGATGAGACGAAACCGTTGCGCACGTCATCACCCTATCATCCCACCCCTTCCCTGACATCGTTGCGGGTCTGCTCTCGACagctcgcacacacgcgcacgcacagttGCGTGTTGAACGATGCCGCACAGAAGCGGATGCACTCACTCCACTTACGCACACATGCGGGAAGTGGCAcggtctctctccctccttcctccaTCGACAGCGTGTGATACTGCTTCAGCTGTTCTCTGCACCTCACTTTCTTCTGAAGCCCTGATGGGCgcgggaggggaaggggcgggAGCCCCGGGCAGCCCTCTTATATCTCCCTGCCACGTGCCGAgccgcctctggtggtgcCGGGGCCCAGGCCttggacggcgctgcgtcggagcgacctgcgaccgtgTGAGCgtgcttgtgccatccatgcgaCCGGGCCGAGCGCCAGCGTCACTCGAGCGTGTCTCGCCCGGGCCGCCACACCGCCTGCTGATGTGGGGAACccgaggcgacctgcgagaCGGTAGCGGGTGTGGAGGTTGAGGCGGGGGTCGCTCACCGATGACCGCGTCAGCGCATGTGGTGCAACGCTTGTGTACcgctgcttggcaccacgcggaCGGGGCCTTGTGACAGGGGGCTGACGGGAGTAGGTGTGAGGGATTTAGctcgtgctgcgcggtggAAACCTCGACACACGTGGCCAAAGAAGTCGAATCGTGCTTGAGTTTTTCGTCGTCGTGCATCTATGACGAAGTCGGCTGCTCTAACCTTCCCCTCACttgacccctccccctctctctctctcactgctgctgcactcgtCAGCACACCCCTCCGTCCCTGCCTTTTCTGTCTGTGCAGGTATCTGTGTCTGCGTATATAtagatacacacacacacacacatctatatatatatatatgtgtgtgtgtgtgcgtggcgttGCATTTGGATGTCACAGCGTGCGAGCCGAGGTACTTCGTCGTTTTTGGTCTCTCTGCCTTGCTTGATCCGGCACCGTttccgtcgctgccaccgtcgccgtgggAACCACCGCTCCGATTAATTCCTCATGAGCACGCAGGTGaacgcccacgcacacacacagcgagaACACACCACGTATATGTTGCCCGTGCCGGCCGGCTTTGCGGTGCACAACCGCAACACTGGCTCAAATAACAGTGAAGGCGACGGGCATGCTAGTTGCGTCGATGAGCGAAGCACTGTCTTGGGGCTTGGGGCTGGCGTCGGCGGAGGCTCGACGACGGACGCAGATGTGGTGAGCGCAGTGATAACGACGTCCCTCTTGCCGCCTGGCGGCGTTAAAGAAGTGGGGACGGCCTCCTTTGTCTCGCCCATCGTTGGCGCGCGAGACCGGGTTTGCTTCCAGCACTTCTTGATcgcgtcggtggcggcggcgctcacgGCGGTCCTCGTCGTCACGTACGTGTGGCAGTCGACGTCCGCGCTCAACATCGACCCGGTCACCGGCACGGTGCGCCCGCACTCGTTCCAGTACTTCGTCTACTGTTTTCtgggcggcatcgccgcggGGATGGTGCACCTCATCGTTGCCCCGATCGATATCCTCAAGTGCCGCGTGCAGGTGGGCGAGTACCGAAGCTTTAAGGAAGGCTTTGTGCACCTATTCCGCGTGGAGGCCGGCGGCTCAGTCTaccgcgcgctgccgctgttctTCCGCGGGTGGCTGCCAAT
This portion of the Leishmania major strain Friedlin complete genome, chromosome 5 genome encodes:
- a CDS encoding putative ARP2/3 complex 16kDa subunit produces the protein MASAEASAASASRLCAELDALETTSLQRLPIDDARRVLDRLEDVDAQLCRSAGVAVPISDSSEGAAPCTATRGARPPVHDASMGTLKQLRSTFAAQLTISQQDALMRVLYACMASCASGVTTPTSEAASWAPTGAPNAHAPLSPAGVHRLYEWHAALHDAAGDGAVVRALMSR
- a CDS encoding putative protein tyrosine phosphatase, translating into MGIKDMYLLAYNAGMCVGWGTILVKIIVHLAEGRDPASVYPDIARLLCVAQTGAVAEIFHAAFGIVRSPVGTTFLQVLSRLIVLYGAVRIGDTDSTKSLVFVQMLVAWCLSEIIRYSFYGANLLRVNVASLTWLRYSAFMVLYPVGITGEIGCLYKALPYIKKHKPWTVELPNKLNFTFSWYNAVWFILLGIYPYGSYVMYSYMLAQRRKTFAKAAPERSKKSA